Within the Sulfurospirillum barnesii SES-3 genome, the region TTGTGAACATAAAAGATGCACGTGTGGAACTTTCTTAATCTCGTATTGTTGTTTTTGATGCGGTAGCTTAACTTCTTCTAAAATATGAAAAGAAATTAAATCATTAATGTTGCGGTAGAGGGTGGCTTTAGACATGGTAGGGTATTTTTGTGTAATACTTTCGTAAAGGGTATCAATGTCAACATGCCCAAATCGTTCAATGCAATCTAAAATAGCCAAACGCTGATGGGTTGATTTTAAATTGCTAGCTTTTAAAATATCTTTGAATCGTTCCATAAATTAACCTTTACATGTAAAAGAATATTTTATAAAAGTATGGCTTAGTATGCTATTAACAAAACGTAACAGACAACTAAATGAAAATTAATTCTAAACAATATTAATTACTATTTAAGATAAATATTCATACAATGACTTACAATCTTAAAAAGGAGAAGAAATGCAAATTTCTAAGGTTATTGGTCTTTGTGCACTCAGTGCAACGGTTGTTTTTGGTGCAAGTAGTTTGGTTCAAAAGGTAAAGGATAATGGCATTGAAGCCATTCCAACGAGTCAATTGGAGATTCTTAAACTGATTGATGACCCCAAAGATCCTATAACAGATGCAAAGGTAGAATTGGGCAAAAAACTCTACTTTGACCCTAGAATGTCAAAAAGTTCCTTAATTAGCTGTAATACCTGTCATAATTTAGCTTTGGGTGGGGTCGATGGCATTGCTGCAGCCATTGGACATGGTTGGACAGCCAATCCAGCACACCTGAACTCTCCAACAGTCTATAACTCTGTTTTCTTTAAAGCACAATTTTGGGATGGTAGAAGTCCCCATTTAGCGGATCAAGCACAAGGCCCCGTTCAAGCAGGTCCTGAGATGGCTGCACCTCCAAAATTGGTAGAAGAGCGTATCAATTCTATTCCAGAATATGTGAATGCTTTTAAAGTTGCTTACGGTGATAGCGTTAAAATTACTTTCGAGAAAATTACGGATACGATCGCAACATTTGAAAAAACGCTTATTACGCCCTCACGTTTTGATGATTTTATGAATGGGAACGAGAATGCGCTTTCAAAAGCAGAAAAAGAGGGCTTAGAGGTTTTTATGGATAAAGGATGTGCTGCATGTCACAACGGTATTGCCTTAGGGGGCACGATGCAACCATTTCAAATTGCTGCAAAATATAAATTTGCTTCTTTAGGAGGCTTTCAAGGGGATAAAGATGGTATGGTTAAAACCCCAACGCTTCGAAACATTAGCGAAACAGCACCGTATTATCACAATGGAGCCATTTGGACACTTAAAGAAGCCATTCAAGAGATGGGAAGTACACAACTTGGTATTAGTATTAGCGATGCAGAGAGTGCAAAAATTGAAACCTTCTTAAAGGCATTAAAAGGAAGAAAACCTACGATTGTCTATCCAGAATTGCCTGAAAGTACTGCAAAAACGCCAAAGCCTGACGCTAAGCTCTAAGTAAAGAGGAAACTCTTAGGCAATGCCTAAGAGTTTTTTTAAAACGAATTTACTCAACGCCTCGTATTTTTTTCATTTCTTCTTCTCTCTCTTTTAAGAAGAGTTCTAAGTTGTATTTTTGGCGGTATTGTGGTGTCATAAGGTGGATGAGCATGTCTCCCATATCAATGACCGTCCAGTTATCATCGGCGTCTACATTTAAGAAATTCTCACCCGCACCTTTAAGTTCTGTCTTAAGGTGGTCTAAGAGTGAAAGCCCGTGTCGCTCACCCATTGTGCTTGCAATCACAACAGTATTAACAAAATAATCTTTGCCACTCATATCAAAAACTTGAATATCTTCTGCTTTTTTATCGCTTAAAGCCGTGATAATTCTCTCAATTCTATTATCCATTGGATTCCTTGTGTAAAAGGCTATCACTTCATTTTCGATGGCTTTTGGAATAAAGCGTTTGTCTAAAAAGGAGCGTAGCTTTGAAGAGCTGATATTAACATGAATTGGCAAAATTTTCAAGTCTTTTGGCGGTATAAATGCCCCTCTTGGTGCGACAACAAATTCAACAAGTGTACAAAGCTCTTCATAACGGTTCCATTTAGGAAGGCTTGCATACGAATCACTACCAACAATGAGATAAAGCTTTGCTGTTGGATAGAGACTCTTTACATGTAAAACGGTTTCAATGGTTGGAACTTGCCTTTTTTGGTCACATTCATAGGAAAAAATTTCTACTTTTTCCATGCCTTTAAACATTTTTGCAAGCCAGCTTTGGCGCAAAGGGGCTGGGGCACAAAAGCTATCTTTAAATGGGCTTAAAAAGGTTGTTACAATTAATAATTTGTCAATATCTAAGACTTCAAGGGCTTTTGTAACGATGGACTCATGCCCAGAATGCGGAGGGTCGAACGAACCTCCAAAAATAGCAATGTTCAATGGATGTCTCCGTGGACTTTAAACTTTTTTATACATCATTTTTGCTAAAATGATTCGCTTTTTAGTGAAAGCAAATGGATGAAAACGACTATTATATCAAAAGGAAACCCTATGGCACTCAAAATTGCTATAAATGGATTTGGTCGCATTGGAAGATGCGTTGCAAGAATTATTGATTCAAGAGAGGATGTTGAGTTGGTATGTGTCAACGATACAGCAGATCGTGCTACCACAAAACAGTTACTTAAATACGACAGCGTGCATGGTGTTTTCGCTGGGCACGTTGAGTTGCTTGAGAATGATTATATGCAAATGGGAAAATCAAAAGTTAAAATGTTTTCTACCCGTGATCCAAAAGAGCTTAATTTTGCAGATTATGGTGTGGATGTTGTTTTGGAGTGTACGGGTGCACTTTTAACACAAAAAGATACACAAGTTTTTATTGATAATGGCATTAAAAAAGTGATTCTCTCAGCACCTGCAAAAGATGATACTCCAACTTTTGTCATTGGGGTAAATGAAGATAAATACGCAGGTCAAGCGATTATCTCAAATGCGAGTTGTACCACAAACTGTTTAGGACCTGTGGCAAAAATTTTAGACGATGCGTTTGGCATTGACAAGGGCTTAATGACAACCGTTCACTCCTATACCAATGATCAAAATATTTTAGATGTAAAACACCGTAAAAATGATTTACGTCGTTCACGTGCGGCGGCGGTTAATATGATTCCTACGACCACAGGTGCAGCCAAAGCGATTGGGTTAGTCTTGCCTCATTTAAAAGGCAGATTGCACGGTCAAAGTGTGCGTGTTCCAACACCGAATGTTTCTATGGTAGATTTAAATGTCGTAGTAAAAAAAGCAACCACCAAAGAAGAGGTCAATGCAATTTTGAGCGAAAAAGCACAAGGCGCATTAAAAGGTATTTTGGAAGTGGATGTTGAGCAAAGAGTATCTCAAGATTTTCTCTCTACTTCATGGAGTTCCATTGTTGCAGTGGATTTAACCCAAGTGATTTGTGGTGATATGATTAAAGTAATGGCATGGTATGACAATGAGTGGGGCTATTCAACCCGTTTGGTTGATATGGCATTGCACATTAGCAAATAAAGGATAAGGCATGATTCGCTCGATTCGCGATCTTGATATTGCAGGAAAAAAAGTTTTTATTCGTTGTGATTTTAATGTCCCTTTAGATGAGTTCACTAATATTACGGATGATAGACGTGTACGCTCCGCTATTCCTACGATTCGTTACTGTTTGGACCATGGCTGTTCTATTATTCTTGCAAGCCATTTAGGTCGCCCTAAGGGTGCTGTGGAGGAAAAATATTCACTCTCTCCTGTTCAAATGCGACTCAAACGTCTTTTGGATAAAGAGGTGATTTTAAGTTCTGATGTTATTGGGAAAGATGCAACAGAAAAGGCTGCCACATTGCAAGCAGGTGAAATTTTGCTCTTAGAAAATCTACGTTTTCATAAGGGCGAAACGAGCAATGATGAAGCATTTGCTAAAGCGTTAGCTGATATGGCGGATGTGTACATTAACGATGCGTTTGGTGTGTGTCATAGAGCCCATGCATCGGTTGAAGCGATTACGCACTATTTCAATGAAAAAACATCGGCTGCTGGATTTTTGCTCCAGAAAGAGATAGAGTTTTCACGCAATTTACTTCGTCGCCCAACACGTCCGTTTGTTGCCGTTGTGGGTGGGAGTAAAGTGAGTGGTAAGCTTCAAGCTTTGGTCAATTTATTGCCTCGTGTGGATAAACTGGTGATTGGTGGGGGTATGGCATTTACCTTTTTAAAAGCGCAAGGGCTGGATATTGGAAATTCCATCGTTGAAGATGATTTACTTGATGAAGCCAATCGTGTGATGGAAGAAGCAAAGCGTTTGGGCGTTAAAATTTATTTGCCAGTGGATGTCGTGGCGGCACAAACCTGCTCACAAGATGCAACCATTAAGTTTGTGACTGTTCAAGAGATTCCTAAAGGATGGATGGGGCTTGATATTGGACCTGCAACCTCTCGTCTTTTTAGAGAAGCCCTAGCAGATGCCCAGACCATTTTGTGGAATGGTCCAATGGGTGTGTTTGAGTTAGAAAAATTCTCTAAGGGAAGCTTTAAAATGTCCCATGTCATTGCAGAAGCGCATGCCACAACCGTTGTGGGTGGTGGTGATACCGCTGATGTGGTTGCACGTGCGGGGGATGCCGATGAGATGACATTTATCTCTACAGGTGGTGGAGCAAGTTTAGAGTTAATCGAAGGAAAAGAACTTCCTGGTGTTAAAGTCCTAGCAAAAAGTGAGAATGTATAAGCATGATGATTGCTTCAAATTTCAAAACAAATTACACACGTGCCACAGCAGAGGTGTTTATTAAAACGGTTCAGGCATTTCTTGTGCAGACACACAATGAGCAAGAAGTTCGCATTTTTGCTCCTTTTACCGCATTGAATCGTTTTGATGAGGTCAAAAATCTTAAAGTCGGTGTGCAAAATTTTTACCCTGTGCAAAATGGCTCTTTTACAGGAGAAATTGGTTTTGAACAGCTAGAAGAGTTTGGGATTGAGAGCGTTTTAATTGGGCACAGTGAACGTCGTCATATTTTAAAAGAATCCCATGCGTTGATTGCGCAAAAGTATGATTTTGCAAAAGCCAGAGATGCAGAAATTATTTACTGCGTGGGTGAACCTGCTGAGGTTCGCATGCAAGGCATTGATGCAGTGATGAGCTATTTGTGGGAGCAATTTGAGGGAATTGATGTTCATTATGAGAAGTTGATTATTGCGTATGAGCCTGTTTGGGCGATTGGTACAGGACTGAGCGCACATTTAGATGATATTAAAGAAGTCTTAGAACGCTTACGTGAAAAGCTTTCCAAACCACTGTTATATGGGGGCAGTGTCAAAGTAGAAAATATCGAATCTATTTTACATGTAAAGGCGTGCGATGGCGTTTTAGTTGGGACTGCAAGTTGGAATGAAGAAGCCTTTTGCGAGATGATTCGCATTGCTGATAGTGTCAAAAAATAAGAGGAGCGTTTGGAATGGTTATGAAAGGTAAAAAAGGGCTTATTGTCGGAATTGCGAATAATAAATCGATTGCGTATGGTATTGCTAAGGCGTGCAGGGAACAAGGTGCTGAATTGGCATTTACGTATTTAAATGAACAGTTAGAAAAACGGGTACGTCCTATTGCTGAGGAGTTTGGTTGCGATAAAGTGTATGAGCTTGATATTAACAATCCAGCTCATTTGGAAGCCTTGACTGCTTCTTTAGAAAAAGATTTTGGAAAGATTGACTTTGTCGTTCATTCGGTTGCCTTTGCTCCTAAAGAAGCACTCAGTGGTAAGTTTGTTGATACCACAAAAGAGGCGTTTGACATTGCCCTTGGAACCTCTGCTTATTCACTGGTTTCATTGACACGTGCGTGTTTGCCTGTTTTAAACGATAACGGTTCTGTCTTGACCTTATCGTATTTGGGTGGTCCTCGTTATGTTCCTCATTACAATGTAATGGGTGTAGCAAAAGCAGCACTTGAGTCGTGTGTACGCTATCTTGCGGTTGATTTAGGAAGCCGTGGTATTCGTGTGAATGCGATTAGTGCGGGGCCTATTAAAACCTTAGCAGCAAGTGGTATAGGCGATTTTAGAATGATTTTAAATTGGAATGAAGTCAACGCTCCGCTTCGTAAAAATGTTACAACAGATGAAGTTGGAAACAGTGGTATGTATTTGCTCAGCGACCTCTCCAGTGGGGTAAGTGGCGAAATTCATTATGTGGATGCTGGGTACAATATTATGGGTATGGGTATGGACGAGATAGATGAAGAGGGGCATACCGTTCTTGCTTGGGATAAGCAAAAATAAGGAAATCAATGAAGCTTGTGCTACAAAAAATTTCGTATGTAGTGCTAATGTTGTCTCTGATTTCACTGATTTCTTTTGGAGCGATTCATTTGGCTCCAAACTCTTTTTTTGCCAGCGGTGAATTAAATCCTAATATCACCCCTGAAGCGTTAGAGCAACTCAAGGCTATTTATGGACTGGATCAGTCCTTATGGATGCAGTTTTTCTCTTGGTTTAAAGCAATCCTACACCTTGATTTTGGTATCTCTTTTGCCAGTGGAAAATTGGTACGGGATGAGATTTTAGCACGCTTGCCTATTACTCTTTTTATGAATATCATCAGTATGGTGTGTGTCTTTGTATTAGCGCTTTATTGGGGTATAAAATCGGCGATGAGGCAAACAAGCTTGTATGATAAAACACTCAAACAATTTGCCCTGATCAGTTATGCGATGCCCTCTTTTTATCTTGCTTTGTTGTTGGTCATTTTTTTTGCGGTTGAGTGGAAAATTTTTCCCATTTCTGGGTTGCATTCTCAAGGAATGCCTTATGTTGGTTGGCGCTATATGCTAGATACAGCGTGGCACTTAGTGTTGCCTATTTTTGTGATGGTCTTTGGTGGCCTTGGTAGTTTGATATTGTATGTAAGAAGTTTGACACTCAATATTTTAAAGAGTGACTACATCTTTTTTGCAAAAAGCAGAGGTATTGAGGGAAGAGACCTTTTAATACGCTTTATTCTTCCCAATCTCTCACCGCCTCTTATTACAATGTTGGGGCTTTCTTTGCCAGGACTTATTGGGGGAAGCGTTATTTTAGAGTCTATTTTTGCCATTAATGGTATGGGACTTTTATTTTATCAAAGTGCACTCAGTCGAGATTATCCTGTTATTATGGGTATATTGATAATCTCTTCATTTTTAACCTTGATCGGTAATATAGTTGCTGATTTGGTGTTAACAAAACTTAATCCACATTTTAAAAGGAGAGCCGTATGAATTATATAGTAACCATTATGTGTGTGATACTTTTTAGCGGATGTGCTACATGGGGTGGCATTAAAAAAGATACACGAGATGGTGCGGAATGGACAAAAGAGAAGATCAATCAAGGTGCTTCGTACGTCAAAGATAAGACAGAGTAAAAGGGTTTACATGTAAAGCTTTTTGCTTTACATGTAAGGTAGATTAAAGACCACCAAAAAGGTTTTTAAGTGCGTTAGGATCACGCTCTGAAGATTGTTCATCAGAAGACGCTTCTGTTGATGCCGAAGCACTTCCCGATTCAATCAATTCAATCTCAAATCCTGTAAGCATTGAGGTCAGACGGATGTTAATCCCATTTTTGCCAATCGCTTTTGACTTTTGGTCACTTGGAAGGGTTACCAATGCCTTACCATTTTGAATTTTGACATTAGAAATAATTGCAGGGCTGAGCGCACGAGAAATAAAAATTTCAGGAATGCTGGAAAACTCAATACAGTCAATATTTTCATTGTGTAACTCTTTACTCACTGCATTAATTCTTACGCCTTTGGTTCCAACGGTTGCTCCAACAGCATCAACATTAGGGTGCAATGACATCAGAGAAATTTTAGCACGATCCCCTGGAATACGAGCACTCCCCATAATCTTAATAAGACCATCTTTAATTTCAGGTACTTCTAGCTCTAAAAGAGATTCTAAAAATTTTGGGCTAGTGCGTGAAAGTTCTACGTACATGCCTTGTGATTTGTCAATTAAGACTTTACGAATCACAGATTTGACGACATTACCAACTTTAAATTTTTCACCTTTAATACGATTTTTACGAGGCAATACAGCTCTGATTTCATCAATTTCAATATAGGTATTTTCATCGTTATCAATTCTAACAACACTTCCAAAGACGGTTTTGCCAACCAATTTTTGGTATTTATCAAAAATATTATTTTCCAATAAGCGTTGAATATGGTACTCTAACTCTCGTTGGAGGGTTGCTGCTGCGGTTCTTCCTAGATTGTCCAAAGGAAGTTCATAGGTCAGTTCATCGCCAAGCTCAACATCAGGGTCTACCTCTTTGGCTTCTTTAATGGCAATAAAATTTTCATTTCCTTCAAGCAAACGCTCATCTTCAGGGCTTACAACAATGACTTTTTGATACAGTTTAAGTGCTTTCGTGGCAGGGTCAATTTCTGCGCCATATTCATACTCTGCCCCATAAATTTTTTTAGCAGTTTTTACCAATGCTAGAGTAACGGTGTTGCGAACTTCGTTAATATCCAGCCCTTTTTCGTGAGCAATAGATTCTATAATATCTACAATTTTTTCCATAAGTTTCCTTAATAAAGATACATATTTTATATCATGGTGTGATAATCGCAATGATGAAAAATCAAATAAAATGGAAATTTGAACGATTGCGAGGTGAAGAGCATCATTATAGCCAAAATCTTCTTGCTTTTTTCTTTAAAGAAGCGTTGTTTTCCACTCTTAATAAGGAATTTATTGAAAAAAAAGTATACTTCGCGATATATCTTTGTGCATTTTTGACACATACGATAACTTTCTCGAATAGAAAAGAGGTTCACGATGGAAATTAAATTAGCAAGAAATGAAATCAATGGAAAACCAAAGACAATTACGCTGGAGAAAATAACTGAAATTATGGAAAAAGAGGGGCAGAAGATTTTCTATTTTGATAAAGAAAATTCTCACAAAGACCTTGTTGCTTTAGTCGAATTGTTTGAAACGAAAGGGTTTAGTGTTTACCTTCGTGATATTAAGTACGGTTTGGGTGAGGGTGATTACATGTACGAAGTACACATTTTATAAGGCGATATTTTGGCTATTAAAGAAGAAAAGAAGCTTTATATTGAAACCTTAGGGTGTGCAATGAATGTACGTGATTCGGAGCACATTATTGCAGAACTTGGTGATAAAGAAAATTATGTAATAACAAGTAACCTGCAAGAGGCTGATCTTATTTTGGTCAATACCTGTAGTGTACGAGAAAAACCTGTCAGTAAGCTTTTTTCTGAGATTGGCAAATACAATCTTCAGAAAAAAGAGGGAGCAAAAATTGGCGTTTGTGGGTGTACTGCAAGTCATTTGGGCAAAGAGATTTTTAGGCGAGCGCCGTATGTAAATTTTGTGATTGGCGCACGTAACGTCTCTAAAATTTCCACAGCCGTGAATACGGAAAAATTTTTAAGTGTTGATATTGACTACGACGAGAGTGATTATGCTTTTGGAGAGTATCGTAATAATCTTTATAAAGCGTACGTGAATATTTCTATTGGATGTGATAAACAATGCACCTACTGCATTGTGCCTCATACCAGAGGTGATGAGATTTCAATTCCCTCTGAATTGATTGTAAAAGAAGCACAAAAAGCAGCTCAAAAGGGTGCAAAAGAGATTTTTCTACTCGGTCAAAATGTCAATAACTATGGGAGACGCTTTAGTTCAAGTAGCCATGAAACAATGGACTTTTCAGATTTACTCAATCGTGTCAGTGAGATTCAAGAGGTAGAGCGGATTCGTTTTACTTCTCCGCATCCTTTGCATATGGATGATAAATTTCTTGAAACATTTGCCAGCAATCCCAAAGTATGCAAATCAATGCATATGCCACTTCAAAGCGGTTCCACTCATATTTTAACGCAAATGAAGCGGGGCTACACGAAAGAGTGGTTTCTAAACAGAGCCTTAAAACTTCGAGCGATGATTCCTGATGTTTCGATTAGCACGGATATTATCGTTGGTTTTCCAGGGGAGAGTGAAGCTGATTTTGAAGAGACGATGGATGTCATTCGTCAGGTGAAATTTGAGCAAATTTTTGCATTTAAATATTCACCTCGTCCTCTTACCAAAGCAGCAGAATTTACCAATCAAGTAGATGTAGAGATTGCAGCACAACGTTTGGAGCGCTTACAAAGTCTTCAAGATGAGATTTTAGATGAGATTTCTGAGCGTAAAAGAGATAAGGTTTATGCCGTTTATATTGATGAACTTCGCAACAGTGGTTTTTTAGCAGGACGAACCGATAATAATGCCTTGGTGCAAATCAAGGGTGATGAGGAGTTGTTGGGTCAAACGATTAACATAAAAATCACGAATCCTAAGAGACTCTCTTTGTATGGCGAACGTGTTCTCTAAATCCTTTAAACGTAAGGTATTGGTGTGGTGTATCCCCCCATTGGTTTACTGCTTTGTTAAAATACTTTTCTTTACATGTAAAAAAAGATTTCATATTGGTATTAATGGTTCGCATACGCCAAGTATTTATGCTATTTGGCATGGTGAACTTTTAATGGCGGCGATGGCTTATACGTCGTATTCTAAACGTGTGCATATTGATACCATCGTGAGTCAACATTTTGATGGTGATTTGGTGGCAAAATTGATGCGTTTATTTGGAGGTGGTACGATTCGGGGGAGTTCTTCTAAAGGAGGAATTTTGGCATTGCGTTATGCTTTAAAAGCGCTTCAGATGGGGCGTGATATTGGGATTACGCCTGATGGTCCACGTGGTCCTAGGCACAGTGTTGCCGATGGGGCGGCCGCTTTGGCTCGCATGAAACAGGTTCCTATTATTACGATGCATTGCAAACCCTCTTCGTCATGGCAGATGAGAAGCTGGGATCGTTTTTGTATTCCAAAGCCTTTTTGTACCTTAGATTTTTATTACAGTGACCCTTTTTATGTGCATGAACTTTCTTTGGATGAAGCAAAAGCTTTGATACAAAAGAGACTTTTAGAACCAATAGACGTATAATATCCATGGAATTAATATGGCTTTTATTTTATATTTTACGAAACTTAAGCAAGAATAGTCTAATATATCCTCAAATTCAAATTAACACGGGTAGTGCAGTGAACAAAGAGTCAGAAGCATGGGCATAAGAACACTTTTCCAAAAAAAATTTCAAAACCTTTTTGTCTCTATTGTACTGCATGAAGCAGAGTGCGTGTTGCATTGCAAAGTCTTTAAAAATAACACGATTGAAAAAACTTTTTCAAAAATATTTCCGCTAGTACCCCCTTTTGAAGCTCTGGATAAAGCCATTGAAGACTATTTAGTAGCCCTTCAAGATGAGTATCAATTTGTGTATGTTGCTCTTTTGCTCAATAGTTTAGGACAAGGTGCGATTGAGGGTGCTAGAAATGAAGATTTTGAAAAACATCATGTGGATATGAAAAGTGTTCATCATGTCAATTTTTCTAATCAATGGTCAGCGTATGCTTCCTACATCGAAATCAAATGGGCAAAGAATCTTTTTGCCGATATTGGTTTAGATTTTATCTATTCACCTTTTGTAATTCTTAACGATTTCATGATGAATGAAAAA harbors:
- a CDS encoding Fur family transcriptional regulator, translated to MERFKDILKASNLKSTHQRLAILDCIERFGHVDIDTLYESITQKYPTMSKATLYRNINDLISFHILEEVKLPHQKQQYEIKKVPHVHLLCSQCGSVEDIFVETKALLETISSQSGFEINSSFIVMNGICRRCSGKK
- a CDS encoding cytochrome-c peroxidase, whose translation is MQISKVIGLCALSATVVFGASSLVQKVKDNGIEAIPTSQLEILKLIDDPKDPITDAKVELGKKLYFDPRMSKSSLISCNTCHNLALGGVDGIAAAIGHGWTANPAHLNSPTVYNSVFFKAQFWDGRSPHLADQAQGPVQAGPEMAAPPKLVEERINSIPEYVNAFKVAYGDSVKITFEKITDTIATFEKTLITPSRFDDFMNGNENALSKAEKEGLEVFMDKGCAACHNGIALGGTMQPFQIAAKYKFASLGGFQGDKDGMVKTPTLRNISETAPYYHNGAIWTLKEAIQEMGSTQLGISISDAESAKIETFLKALKGRKPTIVYPELPESTAKTPKPDAKL
- the nadD gene encoding nicotinate (nicotinamide) nucleotide adenylyltransferase, with translation MNIAIFGGSFDPPHSGHESIVTKALEVLDIDKLLIVTTFLSPFKDSFCAPAPLRQSWLAKMFKGMEKVEIFSYECDQKRQVPTIETVLHVKSLYPTAKLYLIVGSDSYASLPKWNRYEELCTLVEFVVAPRGAFIPPKDLKILPIHVNISSSKLRSFLDKRFIPKAIENEVIAFYTRNPMDNRIERIITALSDKKAEDIQVFDMSGKDYFVNTVVIASTMGERHGLSLLDHLKTELKGAGENFLNVDADDNWTVIDMGDMLIHLMTPQYRQKYNLELFLKEREEEMKKIRGVE
- the gap gene encoding type I glyceraldehyde-3-phosphate dehydrogenase, which codes for MALKIAINGFGRIGRCVARIIDSREDVELVCVNDTADRATTKQLLKYDSVHGVFAGHVELLENDYMQMGKSKVKMFSTRDPKELNFADYGVDVVLECTGALLTQKDTQVFIDNGIKKVILSAPAKDDTPTFVIGVNEDKYAGQAIISNASCTTNCLGPVAKILDDAFGIDKGLMTTVHSYTNDQNILDVKHRKNDLRRSRAAAVNMIPTTTGAAKAIGLVLPHLKGRLHGQSVRVPTPNVSMVDLNVVVKKATTKEEVNAILSEKAQGALKGILEVDVEQRVSQDFLSTSWSSIVAVDLTQVICGDMIKVMAWYDNEWGYSTRLVDMALHISK
- a CDS encoding phosphoglycerate kinase, whose translation is MIRSIRDLDIAGKKVFIRCDFNVPLDEFTNITDDRRVRSAIPTIRYCLDHGCSIILASHLGRPKGAVEEKYSLSPVQMRLKRLLDKEVILSSDVIGKDATEKAATLQAGEILLLENLRFHKGETSNDEAFAKALADMADVYINDAFGVCHRAHASVEAITHYFNEKTSAAGFLLQKEIEFSRNLLRRPTRPFVAVVGGSKVSGKLQALVNLLPRVDKLVIGGGMAFTFLKAQGLDIGNSIVEDDLLDEANRVMEEAKRLGVKIYLPVDVVAAQTCSQDATIKFVTVQEIPKGWMGLDIGPATSRLFREALADAQTILWNGPMGVFELEKFSKGSFKMSHVIAEAHATTVVGGGDTADVVARAGDADEMTFISTGGGASLELIEGKELPGVKVLAKSENV
- a CDS encoding triose-phosphate isomerase codes for the protein MMIASNFKTNYTRATAEVFIKTVQAFLVQTHNEQEVRIFAPFTALNRFDEVKNLKVGVQNFYPVQNGSFTGEIGFEQLEEFGIESVLIGHSERRHILKESHALIAQKYDFAKARDAEIIYCVGEPAEVRMQGIDAVMSYLWEQFEGIDVHYEKLIIAYEPVWAIGTGLSAHLDDIKEVLERLREKLSKPLLYGGSVKVENIESILHVKACDGVLVGTASWNEEAFCEMIRIADSVKK
- the fabI gene encoding enoyl-ACP reductase FabI, translating into MVMKGKKGLIVGIANNKSIAYGIAKACREQGAELAFTYLNEQLEKRVRPIAEEFGCDKVYELDINNPAHLEALTASLEKDFGKIDFVVHSVAFAPKEALSGKFVDTTKEAFDIALGTSAYSLVSLTRACLPVLNDNGSVLTLSYLGGPRYVPHYNVMGVAKAALESCVRYLAVDLGSRGIRVNAISAGPIKTLAASGIGDFRMILNWNEVNAPLRKNVTTDEVGNSGMYLLSDLSSGVSGEIHYVDAGYNIMGMGMDEIDEEGHTVLAWDKQK
- a CDS encoding ABC transporter permease, whose amino-acid sequence is MKLVLQKISYVVLMLSLISLISFGAIHLAPNSFFASGELNPNITPEALEQLKAIYGLDQSLWMQFFSWFKAILHLDFGISFASGKLVRDEILARLPITLFMNIISMVCVFVLALYWGIKSAMRQTSLYDKTLKQFALISYAMPSFYLALLLVIFFAVEWKIFPISGLHSQGMPYVGWRYMLDTAWHLVLPIFVMVFGGLGSLILYVRSLTLNILKSDYIFFAKSRGIEGRDLLIRFILPNLSPPLITMLGLSLPGLIGGSVILESIFAINGMGLLFYQSALSRDYPVIMGILIISSFLTLIGNIVADLVLTKLNPHFKRRAV
- the nusA gene encoding transcription termination factor NusA, producing MEKIVDIIESIAHEKGLDINEVRNTVTLALVKTAKKIYGAEYEYGAEIDPATKALKLYQKVIVVSPEDERLLEGNENFIAIKEAKEVDPDVELGDELTYELPLDNLGRTAAATLQRELEYHIQRLLENNIFDKYQKLVGKTVFGSVVRIDNDENTYIEIDEIRAVLPRKNRIKGEKFKVGNVVKSVIRKVLIDKSQGMYVELSRTSPKFLESLLELEVPEIKDGLIKIMGSARIPGDRAKISLMSLHPNVDAVGATVGTKGVRINAVSKELHNENIDCIEFSSIPEIFISRALSPAIISNVKIQNGKALVTLPSDQKSKAIGKNGINIRLTSMLTGFEIELIESGSASASTEASSDEQSSERDPNALKNLFGGL
- a CDS encoding HP0268 family nuclease → MEIKLARNEINGKPKTITLEKITEIMEKEGQKIFYFDKENSHKDLVALVELFETKGFSVYLRDIKYGLGEGDYMYEVHIL
- the miaB gene encoding tRNA (N6-isopentenyl adenosine(37)-C2)-methylthiotransferase MiaB; translation: MAIKEEKKLYIETLGCAMNVRDSEHIIAELGDKENYVITSNLQEADLILVNTCSVREKPVSKLFSEIGKYNLQKKEGAKIGVCGCTASHLGKEIFRRAPYVNFVIGARNVSKISTAVNTEKFLSVDIDYDESDYAFGEYRNNLYKAYVNISIGCDKQCTYCIVPHTRGDEISIPSELIVKEAQKAAQKGAKEIFLLGQNVNNYGRRFSSSSHETMDFSDLLNRVSEIQEVERIRFTSPHPLHMDDKFLETFASNPKVCKSMHMPLQSGSTHILTQMKRGYTKEWFLNRALKLRAMIPDVSISTDIIVGFPGESEADFEETMDVIRQVKFEQIFAFKYSPRPLTKAAEFTNQVDVEIAAQRLERLQSLQDEILDEISERKRDKVYAVYIDELRNSGFLAGRTDNNALVQIKGDEELLGQTINIKITNPKRLSLYGERVL
- a CDS encoding lysophospholipid acyltransferase family protein; its protein translation is MWCIPPLVYCFVKILFFTCKKRFHIGINGSHTPSIYAIWHGELLMAAMAYTSYSKRVHIDTIVSQHFDGDLVAKLMRLFGGGTIRGSSSKGGILALRYALKALQMGRDIGITPDGPRGPRHSVADGAAALARMKQVPIITMHCKPSSSWQMRSWDRFCIPKPFCTLDFYYSDPFYVHELSLDEAKALIQKRLLEPIDV